AGCAGCCGCCACCCGGCGCGAAAACGGCGTGAGATGGTCGAAATCGACCTCCACATCCGTAAATAAATCGGGCTCGCCTTCCAGCGCGTCGACCAAGCGCTGCGCCAAGGGCCGGTTCCAAGAAGATCGCCGGGCGTCAGCGGTTAATTGGCTTTCGAGCGCCGCCATGGCCGCCTCCGAATTTCGATGGCCAAACGTCAACGCCCGTAATTTTGGCCCGCGCCCCAACATGGCGCACCAGCCGAAAGCTGTGCGAAAAGCTGTCAGTTCGTCGTGCATGGATGAACCTCCCTGTGCAACGTCGTGCAATGTCTGAACACTTGCACAGTATAGTGACTCCTCAGCGGCTGTAAAGTGCCCTGGCGGGGAGCGCCTTTGACAGCGCCGGCCGGCAGCATTTATACTGGCCGCAGCGAAAATTCAACTTTCCTTGGTACTGCTGGCTCAAACGTACGGCCCGCCGCCCGCTCCTCGAGACATGGAAGTTTTCGGCAGGTGCACCCAGGAGCAAATT
The genomic region above belongs to Pirellulales bacterium and contains:
- a CDS encoding methylated-DNA--[protein]-cysteine S-methyltransferase; translated protein: MHDELTAFRTAFGWCAMLGRGPKLRALTFGHRNSEAAMAALESQLTADARRSSWNRPLAQRLVDALEGEPDLFTDVEVDFDHLTPFSRRVAAACRRIPWGETRSYGQLAATAGRPAAARAVGRVMSQNRTPLIVPCHRVIGSSGRLVGFSAPQGIALKRRLLALESAVLCS